A stretch of Prunus dulcis chromosome 6, ALMONDv2, whole genome shotgun sequence DNA encodes these proteins:
- the LOC117630293 gene encoding uncharacterized protein LOC117630293 — MDTVGILVCYNGSWVKKDNIESYEGGEAKGIIVSRNVTFSELVERIYKIMDAEPTKYSVTLKYSVPVSASVSKQIRVEDNDDVQYFLKYNTDVMASKVTPLVASLKNIEGHGIEGCNGIVSVESSNAPATFVVERRNVAISHNETENGGNGFNWSDWVEEVHFESGENIVADFNQPSNEEEPYSAPIVHPHEDSSAEPSTVQCRQVQSEPPRQSSSSEMHTIRVDSKHGESVEYIGYGGGLSCINWEANLKVGRVYPNKIALLKTISLAAIRGHFRFRTVQSGKRRFCVRCWQVPCPWKLRAYKVGLHEFKVVKYDPLHECDLRFVSSHHPQATAELVSDCVKWRFQDSRSIYTAADIKTDVKKKIWCQHKLLYSLEKPRVSFQNNERVCRRVVFPSPFLLL, encoded by the coding sequence ATGGATACAGTTGGAATTTTGGTATGCTACAATGGAAGTTGGGTTAAGAAGGATAACATTGAGAGTTATGAAGGTGGGGAGGCTAAAGGCATAATAGTGTCACGGAACGTAACGTTTTCCGAACTTGTTGAACGCATTTATAAGATCATGGATGCAGAGCCCACgaaatatagtgtcacattgAAGTATTCAGTTCCTGTATCCGCATCTGTCAGTAAGCAGATAAGGGTTGAAGACAATGATGatgttcaatattttctcaaGTACAACACAGATGTTATGGCCTCTAAAGTAACCCCTTTAGTAGCAAGCTTGAAAAATATCGAAGGTCATGGTATTGAAGGGTGCAATGGCATTGTAAGCGTGGAGAGTAGCAATGCTCCTGCTACCTTTGTTGTGGAACGAAGAAATGTGGCAATTTCGCAcaatgaaactgaaaatggtGGGAATGGTTTTAATTGGAGTGATTGGGTTGAAGAAGTTCATTTTGAAAGCGGTGAAAACATAGTTGCTGATTTCAATCAACCTAGCAATGAAGAGGAACCGTACTCTGCACCAATTGTGCATCCTCATGAGGACAGCAGTGCGGAACCCTCCACTGTGCAGTGTAGACAGGTGCAATCTGAACCTCCCCGGCAATCAAGTTCGAGTGAAATGCATACAATTCGGGTTGATTCGAAGCATGGTGAGAGTGTGGAATATATTGGTTATGGTGGAGGACTTTCGTGCATAAATTGGGAAGCAAATTTGAAGGTTGGCCGAGTTTATCCAAATAAGATTGCCCTTTTAAAAACCATCAGTTTAGCAGCAATTAGAGGCCACTTTCGGTTCAGAACAGTCCAATCTGGGAAGCGTCGGTTTTGTGTTCGCTGTTGGCAGGTGCCTTGCCCTTGGAAACTTCGGGCATATAAAGTTGGATTACATGAGTTTAAGGTTGTTAAATACGATCCACTTCATGAATGTGATCTGAGGTTTGTAAGTAGTCACCATCCTCAAGCTACGGCCGAATTGGTGTCTGACTGTGTTAAATGGAGATTTCAGGATTCGCGCAGCATTTATACTGCAGCTGATATAAAGACagatgtgaaaaaaaaaatttggtgtcAGCATAAGCTACTCTACAGCTTGGAGAAGCCGAGAGTTAGCTTTCAAAACAATGAGAGGGTCTGCAGAAGAGTCGTATTCCCTTCTCCCTTCCTATTGTTATGA
- the LOC117632322 gene encoding protein STRICTOSIDINE SYNTHASE-LIKE 3-like, with protein MRPTRVLAALFLVLALYCGLDPFKHSAIVDFPDFEAYKVDMPSWSSVPTERDPENLLQKSEIKFLNQVQGPESVAFDPLGRGPYAGVADGRVLFWNGQSWTDFAYTSPHRSDICSPKPSPLSYLKNEHICGRPLGLRFDKKTGDLYIADAYFGLLKVGPEGGLATPLTTEAEGVPLRFTNDLDIDEEGNVYFTDSSTTYQRRNFMQLVFSAEDTGRVLKYNPTTKETTVLEKNLQFPNGLSLSKDGSFFVFCEGSIGRLRKYWLKGEKAGTSEVFAVLPGFPDNIRTNENGDFWVAVHCRRNMYTHLCALFPQIRKFLLKLPISAKIQFLIHIGGRPHAVVVKYSPEGKILQILEDSQGKVVKAVSEVEEKDGKLWMGSVLMPFIAVYNLA; from the exons ATGAGACCTACCAGAGTACTGGCGGCTCTGTTCCTTGTGCTAGCTCTGTACTGTGGGCTAGACCCTTTCAAGCACAGTGCGATTGTGGACTTCCCGGACTTCGAAGCCTATAAGGTGGACATGCCCTCTTGGTCCTCGGTTCCTACAGAGAGAGACCCCGAGAATCTTCTGCAGAAATCGGAGATTAAATTTCTGAACCAAGTGCAAGGCCCTGAGAGCGTCGCCTTTGACCCACTTGGCCGTGGACCTTACGCGGGTGTTGCTGATGGCAGAGTCTTGTTCTGGAACGGCCAGTCTTGGACTGATTTTGCCTATACTTCGCCTCATAG GTCAGATATATGTAGTCCAAAGCCATCACCTCTGAGTTACTTGAAGAATGAGCACATCTGTGGAAGACCTTTGGGGCTTCGCTTTGACAAGAAAACTGGTGATTTATACATTGCAGATGCATATTTTGGGCTGTTGAAGGTGGGGCCAGAAGGTGGTTTGGCAACTCCACTAACAACTGAGGCAGAAGGGGTGCCATTAAGATTTACTAATGATCTAGACATTGATGAAGAAGGGAATGTTTATTTTACAGATAGTAGCACCACATACCAGAGGAG GAACTTCATGCAGTTGGTTTTCTCTGCGGAGGATACTGGGAGGGTCCTAAAATACAACCCAACCACAAAGGAGACCACTGTTCTTGAGAAGAATCTCCAATTCCCAAATGGTTTGTCTCTAAGCAAGGATGGttccttctttgttttttgcgaAGGATCCATAGGCAG ATTACGCAAGTATTGGTTGAAAGGTGAAAAAGCAGGAACTTCAGAAGTATTTGCCGTGCTGCCTGGATTTCCTGACAACATCAGAACTAATGAAAATGGTGACTTTTGGGTAGCAGTCCATTGTCGCCGGAATATGTACACTCATCTCTGTGCTTTATTCcctcaaataaggaaattccTACTCAAGCTTCCAATTTCAGCAAAGATTCAGTTCCTGATTCACATTGGGGGCCGACCCCATGCAGTCGTTGTGAAGTACAGCCCAGAGGGCAAGATTTTGCAGATATTGGAAGATAGTCAGGGTAAGGTTGTTAAAGCTGTCAGTGAAGTGGAAGAAAAGGATGGAAAATTATGGATGGGGAGTGTTCTGATGCCCTTCATTGCAGTCTACAACTTAGCTTGA
- the LOC117630294 gene encoding uncharacterized protein LOC117630294 gives MRPVIAVDATHLKCKYKGVLFVATAFDGNRNIYPVAFGIGDLETDAAWEWFLRKLHCAIGDCSNLVVISDRNVSIQHGLRRVFPGASHGICFYHLKGNMKASFHLKQRDPILGYFIRAAKSYRLAEFNRHFSMINNERVRTYLLRAGVQKWSRAHCDGRRYNVMTTNIVESINSVLRFARMLPVLHLIDEITNLLLTWFSQRRDLAMKCHSTLCPDLGEQKLRKRLDAASRMNVVKINDVEYNVLDGDLNGLVHLANRSCTCRKFDLEQLPCKHAIAVCRHLNLNPYSFASSYYTRATWAAAYAESIYPVPPKGTWVIPEHLNNVKILPPVCKVMPGRRKMQRVPSKGEDSRQKKCSRCGVKGHYRNTCKQSVPLKN, from the coding sequence ATGCGGCCCGTGATTGCTGTTGATGCTACCCATTTGAAGTGCAAGTATAAaggtgttttgtttgttgcgaCCGCATTTGACGGAAATCGCAACATATATCCTGTTGCCTTTGGGATTGGAGATTTGGAGACCGATGCAGCATGGGAGtggtttttgagaaaattacaTTGTGCAATTGGTGATTGCTCGAATCTTGTTGTCATATCTGATCGCAATGTTAGCATACAACATGGGTTGCGTAGAGTTTTTCCTGGGGCAAGCCATGGTATTTGCTTTTATCACTTGAAGGGCAATATGAAAGCCTCATTTCACTTGAAGCAACGGGATCCGATATTGGGGTATTTTATAAGGGCAGCGAAGTCTTATCGTCTAGCGGAGTTCAATCGTCACTTCTCGATGATAAACAATGAGCGAGTGCGAACTTATCTACTACGTGCAGGCGTTCAGAAGTGGTCACGGGCCCACTGTGATGGACGACGCTATAATGTGATGACAACGAATATTGTGGAGTCCATTAATTCAGTTCTTCGTTTTGCAAGGATGCTTCCGGTCCTACACTTGATCGATGAAATCACAAATTTACTTCTCACTTGGTTTAGTCAACGTCGAGATTTAGCAATGAAATGTCATTCTACATTGTGCCCTGATTTGGGTGAACAGAAGTTAAGGAAGAGGTTAGACGCTGCGTCAAGGATGAATGTGGTCAAAATCAATGATGTTGAGTATAATGTTCTGGATGGTGATTTGAACGGTCTGGTGCACTTGGCAAACCGTAGTTGTACGTGCAGGAAGTTTGACTTGGAGCAACTCCCGTGCAAGCATGCTATTGCGGTATGTCGGCACTTGAATTTGAACCCCTACTCCTTTGCCTCTTCTTATTATACACGAGCTACATGGGCAGCTGCATATGCTGAATCTATTTATCCTGTACCACCTAAAGGCACATGGGTTATTCCCGAACATTTGAACAATGTCAAAATCCTTCCTCCTGTTTGTAAGGTTATGCCGGGCCGTCGCAAAATGCAAAGAGTACCTTCCAAAGGAGAGGACTCCCGGCAAAAAAAATGCTCAAGGTGTGGTGTGAAGGGCCACTACCGAAATACATGCAAACAATCTGTCCCTCTCAAGAACTGA